In one bacterium genomic region, the following are encoded:
- a CDS encoding cupin domain-containing protein: protein MKDKAVNLKERLDKIVELWSPRVVGEVNDTYIKLVKIKGELAWHRHADEDEMFLVLRGNLRIEMESSTVELSEGDFFVVPQGAPHNPVSEEGCEIILIEPKTTRHTGDTLTERTKSIAEQLKAD, encoded by the coding sequence ATGAAAGACAAGGCCGTCAACCTGAAAGAGCGTCTGGATAAGATTGTCGAGCTTTGGTCTCCGCGCGTGGTCGGTGAGGTGAACGACACTTACATCAAGCTGGTCAAGATCAAAGGCGAGCTGGCCTGGCACCGTCACGCGGATGAGGATGAAATGTTTCTGGTCCTCAGGGGAAACCTGCGTATCGAAATGGAAAGCAGCACAGTGGAGCTGAGCGAGGGGGATTTTTTTGTGGTGCCGCAGGGCGCGCCCCACAACCCGGTGTCGGAGGAGGGCTGCGAGATAATCCTGATCGAGCCCAAGACCACCCGTCACACCGGTGACACCCTGACCGAGCGGACAAAGAGC